Genomic window (Marinobacter fonticola):
GCGGTTCGTGGACCAGAGCGCGGGCGATCATCAGTCGCCGTTTCATGCCGCCGGACAGCATGCGGGCGGGTGAATCACGCTTGTCCCACAGCCCTAGCTTGCGCAGATAACGCTCTGCCGAATCCCGGGCCTGCCGAATGGGAATGCCATAGTAACCGGCCTGCGTGACGACAATATCGAAGACCTTCTCGAACTGGTTGAAGTTCATCTCCTGGGGCACCACCCCCAGATTCATCTTGGCGGCGGACAGATCGGTATCGATATCGTGCCCAAACACGGAAACCTGGCCACCGGTCTTGTTCACCAAAGAACAGACGATGCCCAACGTGGTGGACTTTCCAGCGCCATTGGGACCCAGCAGGGCGAAGAAGTCCCCTTCCTTTACCGTGAGATCGATACCCTTGAGCGCTTCGAAACCTGAATCGTAAACCTTGCTCAGGTTCGCGATCCTGAGTGCATCCGTCATCGGTGCTTGCCTGTAGTCGGGAAAAGCATTTGAAGAACCAGAATTCTGGCCAATGTGCCGTTAGCACACTAAGCGAGGAGATCCGCAAGTGCTCCTTCTATAGTGGCGATTCTTGCGAATTCAACCCTTTGCGACGCGTGCTGGGCTCGCCCGCGCAACGGATAGGATGCGAGAGGGATAGGCCTGGCCTCAGGTGCACATGACTTTGGCAAAGTGCGACGGACGTCCAACAACAGCCCCATTTCACTCCCTATAATCGAGGCAAAACAACGACAGACCGCCGCAGCTCAACGGACGGCGAACCATGGAAAGAACGGCAGACTATGCGACTCAAGCCCCTTGTGTTGATCTCGTCCCTTGCCCTGCTGCAAGGCTGTTTTGGCGGTGACGGCGATGATGGGGATGACACCCTCACAGGCCAGCTCACGCTCACCGGCGTAGAGGGCCTCGACTATCGAACCCAAAGCCAAACCGGCGAAACCGATTCCGCCGGGCGGTTCAGGTACTATCCGGGCGAAACCATCAGCTTTTCGATCGGCAACCTGGAAATCGCCTCTGGCGTGCCCACCGATAAGGTCATTACGCCCTTACAGTTTCTGCCTGAAAGCCGCGCGGCCCTGCAAAGCGCCATTGCCGACGAGCAGGGCCTGCTCAGCCATAAGCCGGTCGAACGCCAAGTCATCGGGCTTCCGGCGCTGATCAACCTTACCCGCCTCTTACTCACACTCGATGACAACCAGTCTACGTCCGACGGCGACGGCGTGACCGTCACCGACCGCGTAATCAGCCAACTTAACGAACAATTGAACACCCTGGACGCGGAGATCGATTTTTCTCAGCCGGTCGGGACTTTCGCCTTGGCAGATATCCCTGAAAACAGCGAGGACGCTCCGGAGTACTCGGCGGTGAATCGGCTCCTACGCGAGATCTGCTTCTATCCGGAGGATGACGAGTTGTGCCAGCAACCGCCCACCCAAGCGGAAATCGATGCAGCACCGGAACTGGGCGACGGCGAGGAGCGTGATCCGGACATCGACTACACGCAAGATCTCGAAAACAAACGCGATCGTATCCTCGACGCCATCCGAGACGTCAACGACATCGACCTGGAGGACGTTGAGGAATACCTGTTGCGGGAACTCGACCGGATCACCACCGACAGAGCCAACGATTACTACCTGAGCACCGTTACCGCCAATATTCCGGCAACCGATACTGATATTCGCGAGGTCTTTATCAAAAAGATCGGCGGAAAACCGGATGTGCTGCAAATCGAAGCCAAGAGTACCGACCCGTCGGCGGTTGTCATCCATAGCGCCAGCGCACAGACCCACTCGGTGGAGTATTTTATCGATGGTGCGCCGGGGGATGAAAGCGACCTTATCGTCAACTTCCGCCCGGCAGGGGATTACCGATGGTTGCGCAAACCGTTACGAGTCATTATCGAATAACGCGCTCACTCAGACCGAGCGAACCCCGGGGTTGTCCATCTAGGGTGTAGCTAGGACGTAGCGTCGCGTCCCTCCCTTGTAATGAAGAGCTAGAGCAGAATCAGCCGATCAGATGGCGCCAGCTCCAGCGGGAGCTGGCGCCAGTGACCTCGAAATGCCGTGGGTCCAGGCCTTCCGCTCCGAACGGCAAGCAGTTGCTGACCGATAGGACCTCGGACGATTCACGCCCCTCGTTGAATTCCGCCAGATTGACCACCTGGGCCGCTCTTAGTGGTTTCTGCTCAGTGTCGGTCATGACCATGACGTGAGGCCAAAGGCGCCGCCCCCGGGAATTGGAGACAACCGCCCCTCGCTGACCGTTACTCAGTTGCACCAACGTACCGGTAGGATAGACGCCGATTGACTGGATGAAGTGCTCCACCAAATCCTCCTGGAACTCTATATTGCGTAGCTCATAGAGATGCGCCACGGCTTGCGCCGGCGTCATGGGCGTTTGTTCCTGACGGGGCTCTACCAAGGTCTCGTAGTAATCCACCAGACCCGCAATCTTTGCCAGCAACGGAATCCGGTCCCCTCTAACCCGAGTCGGAAACCCAGAGCCGTTGTGGCGTTCCCGGTGATACTGCACGACATTAATCACCGCGCGCGGCATGTCCGCCTGTTGCAGCCGATGGACACCTCTTGCCACATAAGTCCGGAATTCGGCGTACGCCTCGGCGCCCAGCATCGTTTCGTTGCGGACAAGCTCAACGGATAGATCCAGCTTACCCACATGGCACAGCAGCGTTCCCAGGGCCAGATTAGTCAGGGCAACAGAGTCCAAGCCCATATGCCGGCCGCACACAAGCGACCAGACTGCAGCGTTGAGCGAGTGACGGTAACTGTAGTCATCGTGCTGGCGCAGGCGGGCCACCCAGAGCATGGCATCCGGGTTGCGGATTACGCTGCCGGCCATCCCTTTCGCTACCCGGCTCAGCGGGCCGAAATCCGGCGAGTCGCCGGCACGAAGCTGACGTTCAACCTGCTTGAGTGCCTTATCCACATCCAACAACACGCGCTGGCTATGGCGCACCTCTTTCTTCAAGCTGGCTGACAGCGGATAGGCCTTGCGGTTGCGCACCTGAATAGGGGGCAACTGAACGATGTCCTCATCGACCCGTTTGGCGCTGCGACGCGTAAATATAGGAGCCTTTGAGGCTTCATATTCGGACGTGTCGCGGGTTTCGGCCACATCGACCATAACCCACTTACAGTAGGAGGTTAGTGAGCGTATTTCATCCTGATTGCGGATGTAGAAGCCCTGAATCGGAAATGGCGTCTCATGCCACGGGCGATCCAGGTCGGACACAAATGCGCCGACCACCAAATCCTGAACAGCAACCTTATTTTGGCGGACACCCACGGTGTACTCAATCCCATGACATCAATCGATGTTTTCATTCTGACGCGCTCAACCCAAGACACAATTACAGTTTTGTACCTACCTGTAACCGAGGCATAACAGTTCGTTACAGAGTTTATCCGCAAGCAACAAAACGTAGCATTGAGATCGCGTTAACGGTGTGATCGTGACAGGGGTCACATTATAACGTGGCGGCAGCGAGGCTAATTGGCGTTGCAAACGCTAGCATCGAATTCAGGCGGACGTGCGGATAGGCTATTGCGTGGGGCCTGGCGCACACGAATCGTGTAAGGAACGACCGAGGCACGCAAGTAATCTTGGTTGACGGTTTCTCCGTCGACCATGGTCTCGCTAATCTTGGGTTTACATGAAACCACAAGCTGCAACTCTCGCTCCAGTTGCAGGACCCGCTCCGCGTTGCTGATGCGCATACACTGAACCTGGGCATCAGCTGCTTGACCCGTTGCCGCAACAAGATCGAGCTCGGGGCTTCCGCAGGCAACAATACCTTTACCGCAGTCTCCAGCGTGAGGTGGCTGCTGACCTTCATCCTGCAGGGACCAGGTCCGTGTGCTGCACTGGGTTTCCAGGCGTACAGGTGTCGCCTCGTCCGAGGCCACCCACCAATCGGGATAATCAACCGTTCTCCAGATCACCCGAAACTGGCGCTCCTCACCAGCCGAATTAGCGGCGGTAAATGCACCGTAATGCGTACTGTAGGATGCACACCCACTAGCAGCGGCCATGACTAGGAAAAGTAGGAGGAAAGGCCGGAAATTCGTTTTCATCATTGATCCATGCCAATCACGCAGGGCTTGAGCGCGCCACCTTGGGGCGGGCTTTTACGCCAAACCAGCCACACATCTATTCATCGATAAACTGAAGCCCGAAACCATCGACGGACATACGCACGACTTCCATTTCAAGCACAGGCGCGGGCACAGGCAGCCCCTGGACCTGAACTTCCACCCGATCCCCTAACTCAGGCAGTTCACTGCCCTCAGAAACGATGAAAATACCGCCATCGGAGATATCGCGGGTATTGTATACCCTCCGCCCGAGGGAGGGGTGGGTAACACTCACCTGCGCATTTAAAGCGGTGCGGATATGGGCACGTCGGTTACTGGACATCGTTGAGCTCAGTTACAGCTTTGAAAACATATGGATGCGCGGGCCGGGGCCGCACACCTGATCCTTTGTTTGCTGGAGAGCATAGCACTAAATACATTGAATTTGCCTGCAATTATTTGCAAACCGGTAGTTGATATTTGCAATCATTAAAATGAGAATACGTTCGTTTCTTATCATCGGTCAGAATTTAGGGAGTTTCATGCGATCATTGCTCCCGTGAAATGATAAAACCCTAACTTTCCCTGACATTGCAGGAGTTTACTATCCATGTTCAAGCGCACTTCGGCCACGGCCCTAACGGCAGTTCTTCTTGTTTCAGCCCCGACCTTCGCGAGTGCAGACGGTGAAGTGAATATTTATTCCTACCGCCAGCCGTACCTGCTAGAACCCCTCCTCGAAGCGTTCACCCAAAAGACCGGCATTGAGACCAACGTCGTGTTTGCCAAGTCAGGACTGGCCGAGCGGCTTGAGCGCGAAGGTCGCAATAGCCCTGCCGACGTTGTAATGACCGTGGATATCTCCCGGCTCAACGAGCTGGTCGAGCGCGACTTGACCGCATCCGTGGAGACCGATGCGTTGATGAACGCTATCCCGGAACATTTCCGTCATCCCGAGGGCAAATGGTATGGCCTGACAACGCGCGCGCGTCTGATTTTCGCCTCCAAGGAGCGGGTTGAGGCCGGCGAAATCTCCACCTACGAACAGCTGGCCGACGATAAGTGGAACGACCGTATCTGTACGCGCAGCGGCAAGCACCCCTACAACGTTGCTCTGATCTCCTCGATGATCGCTCATCATGGCGAAGCGGAAACGGAAAAGTGGCTTGAAGGCGTCAAGGACAATCTCGCGCGTAAACCCCAGGGCGGCGACCGGGACCAAATCAAGGCGGTTGCCGAAGGTGTCTGCGATATCGCCATCGGCAACAGCTACTACTACGGCAACATGCTGGAAGACGAGAACCAGCGTCCCGCCGCCGAAGCGGTCAATCTGGTCTTCCCCAACGCTGATGGCCGTGGCACTCACGTGAATATTAGCGGTATGGCCCTGACTCAAAGCGCGCCTAACCGCGACCAGGCGATCAAGTTCATGGAATACCTCACGACGCCAGAGGCGCAGTCTATCTACGCCAAGGTTAACTTCGAATATCCAGTCAATCCGGATGTCGAGGCTTCGGAGCTGGTATCGAGCTGGGGCGAGTTGAACGCGGACGACCTTTCACTGCAAAAAATCGCAGAAAATCGCGAAGCGGCGGTCAAGATGGTCGACCGGGTTAACTACGACAACTGATCGACGTTGTTAAAGCGGGAATCTGGAAGGGGGTCTGCTAAACTGCGCGCCTTTCGGACTCCCGCAACAGGATAGGCATGAATCAGGCGGCTGACAGGCTCCCCACCCGGGCACAACTCCAGGCACAGCAGGGACAAATGCGCTCGGGAACTGCCAAGCGGTGGGTCTTTTCAGCCGCCCTCACCACGTTTCTCGTGGCCCTGCCCGTTTTATCGGTTCTTTATCTGGCTTTTTTTCCGGACGAGAACATCTGGCCGCACCTGATCGACACCACGCTGCCTATCTATCTCTCCAATACCTTCAAGCTCATGCTTGGGGTAGCGACTCTGACGCTGGTGATCGGCGTTGCCACGGCTTGGCTGGTGACCATGTGCCAGTTCCCCGGTCGGCGCTTCTTCGAGTGGGCGCTGCTGCTGCCATTCGCCGTCCCTGCCTATGTCATTGCCTATGTGTATACCGATCTTTTGGATTACGCCGGGCCGGTGCAGATTCTTCTGCGTGATATATTCGGCTGGCAGAACGCCAATGACTACTGGTTCCCTTCTATCCGCAGCCTGCCCGGTGCGACCCTGATGATCGGCTTGGTGCTCTACCCCTACATTTACCTTCTGGCCCGTGCCGCTTTCCTGGAACAGTCCCCCTCTCTGTTTGCCGTTAGCCGCAGCTTGGGCCAGTCCGCATTCGGCACGTTTTTTCGTGTTGTTTTGCCGATTGCGCGTCCAGCCATTGCCGTCGGCCTGTCCCTGGTTCTCATGGAAACGCTCAACGACTTCGGCACCGTCGACTTTTTTGCGGTCAACACGCTTACCGCGGGGCTGTTCGATACCTGGCTGAATCTGGGGAATCTCGGCGGCGCGGCGCAAATCGCCACGGTGATGCTCAGCTTCGTTCTGATCCTCGTGACGTTAGAGCGGTTTTCCCGGCGCCGCCAGGAACAATACGCCGCCCGGGACCTTCGCGACCCACTGCATCGCTTCCGCTTGTCCGCCAGACGTCAGGCCCTCTGCGTCCTGGTATGCACAATTCCGTTGCTATTGGGTTTCGTCGTGCCTGCACTGGTGCTGGGTTACTACGCGTGGGAATACTTTGCAGAAAGCTGGACGGATACTTTTTTGCGCAATGCGCTGAATAGCATATTACTGTCCGGCGCTGCGGCCTTGACGACCCTGGCCATTGGCCTCTTGCTCGCCTACAGCCGCCGCCTGCACGACACCCGCGGCATGCGCATCCTGATGCGGCTATCCAGTCTCGGCTACGCCATGCCCGGCGCGGTGCTCGCTGTAGGTGTGATCATTCCGCTGGCCGCATTCGACAACTGGCTCGACCTGCGGATGGAAGCGTGGTTCAACTGGAATTCAGGACTGCTACTCAGCGGCACCGCCTTCGCCATCGTGTTTGCCTACACCGTGCGATTTCTTGCGGTGTCCGCCGGCAGCCTGGAAAGCGCTTTGCAAAAGATCACGCCCAGCATGGATATGGCGTCCCGTTCCTTGGGCGTACCGGCGGGCAAAACGCTGATGCGCGTCCACTTACCCATGTTGCGCGGGACACTGCTCACCGCAGCGTTGGTGGTCTTTGTGGATTGCATGAAGGAATTGCCGGCTACGCTGATCTTGCGGCCTTTCAATTTCGACACCCTGGCGACCTATGTCTACCAGTTCGCCTCGGATGAGATGTTGCGGCAAAGCGGGTTGCCGGCGTTGATTATCGTGTTGGCCGGCATCGTGCCGGTGATGGTCATGAGCCGCTCGATTGCACAATCACGGGAATTTCATTGAGTTTTGCCAACCCCCGGCCCGGCCATCGCTTGTTCGGACTTGAGGACGACAAACCGGCCGCTAAAGGTGGCCGCTGGAAACGCCGATCCGCGTTCGTCCACAAAAACGGTGGACTCCAGACAAACCCGTCCCTTACCCCGTCGTTCAACACTGCGCGCGAAACGCAGCATGTCATTTTCCGGCGGCAGGGTGCAGCGGGCATGGAAATCATTGCTGACCGGCAACCCGTAGTCCATGGTGCCCGATTGGATGACAACCCGTCCCATCAGATTGCGTTCTTCAAGCCATAGTTCCAGTAAAGACCAGGCGGCGGTCACCGCAACGGCATAAAGACTGCCTCCAAACCCTGTGCCGTGATGGTTATAGTTGGGGGCCAAAGGCGCGCGGGCAATAATGCTTGTGCCGGTATAATCCGAAAAGGTTACACCCAAAGCGCGCGTTAGCGGGATTTCTTCGTTGATACGTTTTTTCAACTGGGCAAGTTGCGCCATCGAAACACCCTCCTTTATGGCCAGTGTAAACCGCGCCGGATAGACACCCAATTCGACCAAAGGCGGTTCCCGGAATTCCCCTGTCGATAAAGCGTTCTCCAGACGAAAAAAAGGCCTCGTTCGAGGCCCTCTTCATACGGCGCTATGCGGCATCACAACACCCAGCCTTCGCGGCTACTGCCAGATTACCGGCTGTTTCGTCTCGTACCATCGGTCCGTATTAGCCTGGTAAGCATCCTCAACCACGTTGCGCTTGAGCTTCATCGTCGGTGTCAGGAAGTCGTTTTCGATGGACCATTCATCCTTGACCACTGCAATGAACTTCAACTGTTCATGGGGATCGATTGCCTGGTTAACGTCGGTCAGCAGTAGTTTGAAGCTCGCTTCCAACTCGCTGCGGAAGGCATCATCGGCGGTCTTGCGCTGGGCGTCTTCGGAGAGCATCACCAAGCAATGGGGTTGTGGGTAATTGGCACCCGATACACACACCATCTCGATATCCGGGTGACTCATCAGACGATTCTCGATCGGGGCGGGAGCAACATACTTGCCCTTGCTGGTCTTGAAGATTTCCTTGATGCGACCGGTCAGCTTCAGGCGCCCCATATCGTCGATCTCACCCTTGTCGCCGGTACGCAGGTAACCATCCTCATCGAAGGTTTCCCGGGTTTTTTCGTCGTCCAGATAGTAGCCCATCATGGTGGCCGGGCTTTTGACCAGCACTTCGCCCTGTTCGCTGATCTTCACATCCACGCCGGGCAGCGCTTCGCCGACATAGCCGGTGCGGGCCCGACCGGGCTTGGTCATGTGCGAATAGGCAAAATTCTCCGACATGCCATAGCCTTCCAGCAATTCCAGGCCAAGGCCGCGGTACCATTCCAGAATATCGTGCGACAACGGCGCGGAGCCGCTACCCGCAAATTTCACATGCTGTAATCCCAGGTTAGTCAGGATTTTTTTCTTGATCACTCTATTCAACAACGGAATGCGCAACAGCTTCTCGAGCTTTTGCTGCGGCATCTTCTCGAACACCCCGTGCTGGAACTTGGTCCAGATCCGCGGCACCGCCAGGAAAAGTGTGGGCTGAGCCCGTTTCAGATCGTCGACAAAGGTGTCGAGCGACTCGGCGAAGTAAAGCTGAAACCCGCGATACATGGACCCCAGCTCCACAACGAAACGTTCGAACACATGGGACAAAGGGAGATAGGAGAGCATGCGTTCGTGAGCGGAAACTTCCAGCGCTTCGGTTCCGCCCACCGATGCGTATCCCAGATTGGCAAAGCTCAACATGACACCCTTGGGCCGGCCGGTGCTGCCCGAGGTATAGACGATAGTCGCCAGTTCGTCGGGCTCGCGGGCAACGTTTTCCTGAAGTGGCGGATACTTGGCAACGATATCGTCCCAGGTTTTGAAATCGTTCCCAGGGCTCAACGGATAGGAAATACAATGCACCGATTCCGGTACACCGGACTTCATGGTCTCCCAGTCATCCAGCTTGCCGACAAACAACGCTTCACAACGGCTGTGATCCAATACATAGCGGACGGTATCCGCGTTCAGAGTGGGATACAGCGGCACGGAAATGTGCCCGGCCATCCAGATCGCCCAATCGGACATGATCCAATGGGCACAGTTTTTGGAAACAATGCCGATGCGGCTCTTATCCGGCAGATTCAACGATTTGAGGTAGGAGGCCATGCGGCGCGCCTCGCCGACAGCCCGGCGCCACGTGTAATCCATGACTGCGCCGCCGCCCATCGGCTGTGTCATGTAGATGTCTTCCGCCTTGGCGGTTTCCCAATGGTAGATCATCTCGAGTGGAAGTTTGTTTTTGGTGTCCATGGACTGTCCTTGCCTGTTTTTTGAGTTTTGTTTTTTGGCTGCCACAACGACGGGTCGTCGCTGGCTCGGTCCGGCTATCGTCGCGTTACGCTAATCTCTAAATTATTTGCGCCCGAAGCCTCTCCGTCTGATTCAAATAATTTCATCACACCTCAAGCCATCAAAATGTGACAGGACTTCAACTAAATGACAGTAGACGCTAATCGGGTTGGCCACAAACTAGCGCAACGGGACAAATGTACCGAAGGAGATGTAAAGCCGACCGGTTTTAGGGCACGATAATGGGCCACATACAATAACAATAGATCGCGACGATGAGCTTTCACCGCAAACCGACCATGTATGTCTGCATCAGCTGTGGTAAGGGCCTAATGGACCCCGTCTCGCGCCTGGACGAACCGGACCCGGCGGATCGCTACCAGTGTAGCTATTGCGGGCAGAAAGCGACTATCCCCCCGCTGATGATCAGCCTGACCCAAATCGGCTCTTGCCTCGCCGGACTGGGCTTTACGCTCTATTTGCTGCTGGGGCATCTCAACGCGGTTCTCAAGGCGTTCCAACTCAATACCGATGCCGACTTCACCTCGGACCTGTGGCTGATCGCGCTGGCTACGCTGTTTTTAACCGCCTTTCTCTATACCGTCTCCAAAGCGTTCCAGAATCTCAGAACGCAACTGCGCTACCGGCACGTCCGGTCGCCTTCCTAAGGAGTTATTCGGGGCTCCCTCAGCATCCCGTTGTCCGACGTGTATAGCTGCGGTTTCTCACTAGAGAGCCGATTCTGCGTTCTATGATAGAATCCGCGACTTTTCGACGACGCGGTCGACCGTGCCAAGAGCACCGGCTCGACTCAAGAATCACGCTCTTTCGTGCTGGTTGGCCGATGGGCCTGTAAAAAAGACATTCCTAACAAACCGGGAGTACAAGCGTATGACCAGTTACACCCTGAAAATTGCGTTTTCGGCCCTTCTTCTTGTGCTCGCCAGCGCTGTGCAGGCCGACCCTAAAGTTGTCGCCGTCACGCAAATTGTCGAACACCCTGCCCTCGATGCCGTTTATCAGGGCATCAAAGATCAGTTGAAGGAAGAGGGTTACGCCGAAGGCTCCGACGTCACCTACATGCACGAGAGCGCTCAAGCCAACACGGCGACTGCGTCTCAGATTGCACGTAAGTTCGTGGGCGAGCAGCCGGACGTCATCGTCGCCATCGCAACCCCCTCCGCCCAAACCGTCGCTGCGGCAACACGCAATATCCCGGTGGTCTTCTCTGCGGTAACCGACCCGGTTGGCGCGCGCCTGGTTTCCAACATGGAAAAACCCGGCAAGAACATTACCGGTATCACCGATATGCTACCGCTGGACAAACACCTCGATATGCTCCTGCGGGTGACGCCGGACGCCAAGCGCATCGGCACGGTTTACAATCCGGGCGAGGCCAACGCCGTCGCATTGATCGAGCAGCTCGAGGAACGCCTGAAAGCACGTGACCTTACCCTGATCAAGGCGGCAGCCACCAAAACCTCCGAGGTTCTAGGCGCAGCTCGCTCCCTCACCGGAAAAGTCGACGCTATATATCTCACCACCGACAACACGGTCATTTCCGCGGCCGAAGCCGTGATCTCGGTGGGCGAGCGCGCTGACATCCCGGTCTTCGCTGCCGATACCGCGACCGTTTCCCGTGGCGCCGTCGCCGCACTGGGCTTTGACTACTACGATGTCGGTCGGCAAACGGGCAAGGTGGTCAGCCGCATTTTGTCCGGCGAAAACCCCGGCGATATTCCGGTAAGTGGTGTCGAAGCATTATCCCTCTTTGTTAATCCAGCCGCCGCAGAGCGCATGGGTATTGAGCTGGCGCCGGATGTCATCGAAGACGCCGAAGAAGTCATTGAGAACTGACACTGACTGAAAGAGACGTTTATGTTGAGTGAAATCGCCCTCTACGGGGCCTTTGAGACCGGGCTTATCTATGGCCT
Coding sequences:
- a CDS encoding YiiD C-terminal domain-containing protein; this encodes MAQLAQLKKRINEEIPLTRALGVTFSDYTGTSIIARAPLAPNYNHHGTGFGGSLYAVAVTAAWSLLELWLEERNLMGRVVIQSGTMDYGLPVSNDFHARCTLPPENDMLRFARSVERRGKGRVCLESTVFVDERGSAFPAATFSGRFVVLKSEQAMAGPGVGKTQ
- a CDS encoding PilZ domain-containing protein, which codes for MSSNRRAHIRTALNAQVSVTHPSLGRRVYNTRDISDGGIFIVSEGSELPELGDRVEVQVQGLPVPAPVLEMEVVRMSVDGFGLQFIDE
- a CDS encoding Fe(3+) ABC transporter substrate-binding protein; translated protein: MFKRTSATALTAVLLVSAPTFASADGEVNIYSYRQPYLLEPLLEAFTQKTGIETNVVFAKSGLAERLEREGRNSPADVVMTVDISRLNELVERDLTASVETDALMNAIPEHFRHPEGKWYGLTTRARLIFASKERVEAGEISTYEQLADDKWNDRICTRSGKHPYNVALISSMIAHHGEAETEKWLEGVKDNLARKPQGGDRDQIKAVAEGVCDIAIGNSYYYGNMLEDENQRPAAEAVNLVFPNADGRGTHVNISGMALTQSAPNRDQAIKFMEYLTTPEAQSIYAKVNFEYPVNPDVEASELVSSWGELNADDLSLQKIAENREAAVKMVDRVNYDN
- a CDS encoding organic solvent ABC transporter permease yields the protein MRLKPLVLISSLALLQGCFGGDGDDGDDTLTGQLTLTGVEGLDYRTQSQTGETDSAGRFRYYPGETISFSIGNLEIASGVPTDKVITPLQFLPESRAALQSAIADEQGLLSHKPVERQVIGLPALINLTRLLLTLDDNQSTSDGDGVTVTDRVISQLNEQLNTLDAEIDFSQPVGTFALADIPENSEDAPEYSAVNRLLREICFYPEDDELCQQPPTQAEIDAAPELGDGEERDPDIDYTQDLENKRDRILDAIRDVNDIDLEDVEEYLLRELDRITTDRANDYYLSTVTANIPATDTDIREVFIKKIGGKPDVLQIEAKSTDPSAVVIHSASAQTHSVEYFIDGAPGDESDLIVNFRPAGDYRWLRKPLRVIIE
- a CDS encoding ABC transporter permease; protein product: MNQAADRLPTRAQLQAQQGQMRSGTAKRWVFSAALTTFLVALPVLSVLYLAFFPDENIWPHLIDTTLPIYLSNTFKLMLGVATLTLVIGVATAWLVTMCQFPGRRFFEWALLLPFAVPAYVIAYVYTDLLDYAGPVQILLRDIFGWQNANDYWFPSIRSLPGATLMIGLVLYPYIYLLARAAFLEQSPSLFAVSRSLGQSAFGTFFRVVLPIARPAIAVGLSLVLMETLNDFGTVDFFAVNTLTAGLFDTWLNLGNLGGAAQIATVMLSFVLILVTLERFSRRRQEQYAARDLRDPLHRFRLSARRQALCVLVCTIPLLLGFVVPALVLGYYAWEYFAESWTDTFLRNALNSILLSGAAALTTLAIGLLLAYSRRLHDTRGMRILMRLSSLGYAMPGAVLAVGVIIPLAAFDNWLDLRMEAWFNWNSGLLLSGTAFAIVFAYTVRFLAVSAGSLESALQKITPSMDMASRSLGVPAGKTLMRVHLPMLRGTLLTAALVVFVDCMKELPATLILRPFNFDTLATYVYQFASDEMLRQSGLPALIIVLAGIVPVMVMSRSIAQSREFH
- a CDS encoding HD-GYP domain-containing protein; the protein is MGVRQNKVAVQDLVVGAFVSDLDRPWHETPFPIQGFYIRNQDEIRSLTSYCKWVMVDVAETRDTSEYEASKAPIFTRRSAKRVDEDIVQLPPIQVRNRKAYPLSASLKKEVRHSQRVLLDVDKALKQVERQLRAGDSPDFGPLSRVAKGMAGSVIRNPDAMLWVARLRQHDDYSYRHSLNAAVWSLVCGRHMGLDSVALTNLALGTLLCHVGKLDLSVELVRNETMLGAEAYAEFRTYVARGVHRLQQADMPRAVINVVQYHRERHNGSGFPTRVRGDRIPLLAKIAGLVDYYETLVEPRQEQTPMTPAQAVAHLYELRNIEFQEDLVEHFIQSIGVYPTGTLVQLSNGQRGAVVSNSRGRRLWPHVMVMTDTEQKPLRAAQVVNLAEFNEGRESSEVLSVSNCLPFGAEGLDPRHFEVTGASSRWSWRHLIG
- a CDS encoding ABC transporter substrate-binding protein; the encoded protein is MTSYTLKIAFSALLLVLASAVQADPKVVAVTQIVEHPALDAVYQGIKDQLKEEGYAEGSDVTYMHESAQANTATASQIARKFVGEQPDVIVAIATPSAQTVAAATRNIPVVFSAVTDPVGARLVSNMEKPGKNITGITDMLPLDKHLDMLLRVTPDAKRIGTVYNPGEANAVALIEQLEERLKARDLTLIKAAATKTSEVLGAARSLTGKVDAIYLTTDNTVISAAEAVISVGERADIPVFAADTATVSRGAVAALGFDYYDVGRQTGKVVSRILSGENPGDIPVSGVEALSLFVNPAAAERMGIELAPDVIEDAEEVIEN
- a CDS encoding AMP-binding protein, translated to MDTKNKLPLEMIYHWETAKAEDIYMTQPMGGGAVMDYTWRRAVGEARRMASYLKSLNLPDKSRIGIVSKNCAHWIMSDWAIWMAGHISVPLYPTLNADTVRYVLDHSRCEALFVGKLDDWETMKSGVPESVHCISYPLSPGNDFKTWDDIVAKYPPLQENVAREPDELATIVYTSGSTGRPKGVMLSFANLGYASVGGTEALEVSAHERMLSYLPLSHVFERFVVELGSMYRGFQLYFAESLDTFVDDLKRAQPTLFLAVPRIWTKFQHGVFEKMPQQKLEKLLRIPLLNRVIKKKILTNLGLQHVKFAGSGSAPLSHDILEWYRGLGLELLEGYGMSENFAYSHMTKPGRARTGYVGEALPGVDVKISEQGEVLVKSPATMMGYYLDDEKTRETFDEDGYLRTGDKGEIDDMGRLKLTGRIKEIFKTSKGKYVAPAPIENRLMSHPDIEMVCVSGANYPQPHCLVMLSEDAQRKTADDAFRSELEASFKLLLTDVNQAIDPHEQLKFIAVVKDEWSIENDFLTPTMKLKRNVVEDAYQANTDRWYETKQPVIWQ